The genomic DNA CTTTTATTTTGAAATGATTTCTAAAATATTGCTCTAAAATCTCCTTAGTTTTAGATTGTTGTTGAGGTTCTAAAAAGTGAATACTCTTTGCAGATTCTGCATTGACTGCTGCCTCTAAATCATCGATGAAAAACTTACCAATCATCTCAAATCGTTCGGTTTTAGCATTATATTTTATATCCATAGACCCTACATGGTACGGATGTTTATCAGCACCGAATGCCAATTGATGAATTAGAATAAAAATAAGAATAATGCAATATTGAAGCTGATTTTTTAACATATTGTAATTTTATTTGAAAGGTAATAAAATGCACTGAAATTCCATCTTACCGATGATACAAATGTAAAAATAATTTTGTATAATCGCAGAGTAAAAATTCAAAGAATGTCAGATTTTCTATTTTACCTTCAATTAGGTTGGGAGCACATTATCAGCACCGATGCTCTGGACCATCAATTGTTTATCTGGGCGCTGGTCATCGTTTATACCATTAAGGA from Riemerella columbina includes the following:
- a CDS encoding DUF6702 family protein, which translates into the protein MLKNQLQYCIILIFILIHQLAFGADKHPYHVGSMDIKYNAKTERFEMIGKFFIDDLEAAVNAESAKSIHFLEPQQQSKTKEILEQYFRNHFKIKVNQKVISYSFLGYEEKSEAVLIYMETEPIKTPQKVEIALSAIYNLYDDQSHIVHITVNGKRQSKKIDYPQRYLYQIF